TGGGACATCCAGCAGGTCGAGGTCCTGCGCGGACCGCAATCGACGCTGCAAGGCCGCAACTCGCTGGCCGGGGCCATCATCGTCCGCTCGACCGATCCCAGCTTCGACTGGGGCTTTCGCGCCCGCGCCACCGTCGCCAGCGGCGACGAGCGTTCGATCGCCGTCGCCGGCGGCGGCCCGATCGTCGCCGACCAGCTGGCCTTCCGCGTGGCGGCCGAGAAGAAGAAGTCCGACGGCTTCATCTACAACACGACCCGCCACGAGGACGTCGACGCGGTCGACAACCTCTATATCCGCGGCAAGCTGCTGCTGACCCCGACCGCCCTGCCCGGCCTGAAGGTCATGGCCACCTATGCGCACAACAAGCGCGACGCGGGCTATCTGTTCTCCTATTCGCGGACCGACACGCCCGACTATTACGACCACCGCCTCGACTATTCGAACGACCCCAACCACATGGCCGGCAAGGTCGACATCTACACCCTGGATTCCAGCTACAAGCTGAACGACCGGCTGACCGTGACGGGCATCGCCTCGTGGAACGAGGTCACCACCCGGGGCCAATTCGATTCCGACTACACGGCCGCCCGCCTCGCCTTCGGCGAGCGCAACCAGCACATCAAGACGTCCTCGCAGGAACTGCGGCTGAACTACGAGGGCGACCGGCTGAAGGGCCTAATCGGCCTCTATCACGCCAAGCGCGACACCGAGGACACCACCGCCAGCATCACCAACGTGGCCTTCCCCAAGGCGACCCTGGTCAGCGTCCTGACCTCGACCCTGCTGGCCGGCGTGCCCAACCCGACGCCGATCCAACAAGCGGGCGCCGCGGCCCAGGCCAACGCCTTCGCCAATCTCTATGTCGCCGCCCTGCCGGTCATCCCGGTCGACTACAAGGGCAGCCAGCCGGAGATCGTCCAGACCACGGCCCTGTTCGCCGACGGCTCGTTCGCCCTGACCCCCAAGCTGAGCGTGCTGGGCGGCCTGCGATACGACCACGAGGAAAACACCGGCCACAGCGTGCAGTCGGCGACCTTCGTCGGGACCTATCCCACCCCCGCCAGCTTCGGCCCCTACGCGCCCTACGTGACCCTGGTGAACCAGTTCGTCGGCAACATGGTCGCCCAGGCCAACGCGTCGGCGCCCGGCGACACGCGCAAGTTCAACGCCTGGCTGCCCAAGGTCGGCGTCAAGTACGACTGGACCAGCGACATCGCCACCAGCCTGACGGCCCAGCGCGGCTACCGCTCGGGCGGCCAGTCGGTCAACATCGCCCGCTCGACGGTCAAGCCGTACGACGAGGAGTACACCTGGAACTACGAGGCCTCGCTGCGCACGGCCTGGCTGGACGGTTCGCTGACGGTCAACGCCAACGCCTTCTACCTGGACTGGAAGGACCAGCAGGTGCTGGTCAATCTGGGCCTCAACACTTACGACTATCAGGTCGAGAACGCCGGCAAGTCGCACGACTACGGCTTCGAGCTGGAAGTCGCCCAACGGGTCGACGAACACCTCAGCTGGTACGCCTCGCTGGGTTACACCCGCACCAAGTTCGACGACTTCAACGTCACGGTCGGCACGACCACCACCGATCTGAGCGGCGCGGAATTCCCCTATGCGCCGCACTGGACCCTGGCCAGCGGCGTCGACTACCGCTGGGGTAACGGCTTTGTCGGCCACCTGGACGGCAACTATCGCAGCAAGGCCTTCTCGCAGGCCCAGGTCGACCCGACCGCCGCCGATGTGGTCAAGGCCCACGTGATGTTCAACGGCCGCTTCGGCTACGAGCGCGACCACTGGGGGGCCTATGTGTTCGGCAAGAACCTGCTCAACGCCACCTGGAGCCAGTACAGCCGCGAAGACGTCCCGCTGGCCCTGCTGAGCGAGCCGCGCGTGTTCGGCCTGACGATCGAGACCCGCTGGTGAGCGGGCTGCTGGCCCTGGACGCCTGGATCGGGCTGGGCCTGGCGCTCCTGACCCTGGGCGGCGCCGTCCTGCTGCGGCGGGCCTGGGCCGGGGCCAGCCCCCGGCGGCCCTGGCTGATCCTGGGCGGCTGGGGCCTTCTGGTCCTGGCGCTGGTCCTGTCGGTGTTCCTGCTGGGCGTCGCCCGTGGGCCGGCGGTCGTACTGGCCCTGGGCTCGACCCTGGCGCTGGCCCTGGTGGCGAGCGGCGTCGAGTTCCGCAACGCCCGCAAGAAGGCCGCGCGCGAACTGGCGCTGGAGCCCTCCGAGCGGCGGCGTATCGCCTGGCGCGGCTGGCTGCGCGGGATCCTGGCCGGTCCGCTGGCCGGGATCGCCGCTCTGGGCTGCGGCCTGGCCGTGGCGATCTGCGCGCCCGGCGCGGTGCAGAGCCGCATGGTGATCGGCGGCCTGATGGTGCCGTTCCTGTGGGCCGGCGGCATGGCCTGGACCCTGTCCGACGACAAGATCCTGCGCGCCACCGCCGTGTTGACCGGCGTCGCGGTCGTCACCCTGGGCGCGGCCTTCCTGAAGGGAGCCCTGTGATGGACGGCTCAACCAAGCCCGCCGGCAAGCCGATCTGGCCCAAGGTTCCGGCCGAGTTCGTGCGCGCCATGCTGGCCGGTCACTCGGCCCTGGGCCTGGCCTTCGCGGCCCTGATCTACCTGGTCTGCTTCTCCGGCTCGATCGCCGTCTTCACCCAGGAATACACTCGCTGGGAACAGCCGGCCGGTCCGGTGCTGCAAGCCGCCACGCCCCAGGCGGCCGACCGCGTCTTCCGCGAGGCCCTGGCGCACAATCCCAAGGCCCGCGACGTCTTCGTCCAGTTGCCTGAACCGGTCCGGCCGCGCCTGACCGCGCACCTGGACGACGCGACCGGAGCCGAACGCACTTTCGTCGCCGACGCCTCCGGCGCGATCGTCGGCGAGATGAAGACGCCCTGGACCGAGTTCCAGGCTGAACTCCACACCGTGCTGCACCTGCCGCGCGCCTGGGGCGGCTTCATCGTCGGGCTGACCGGCGTGGCGCTGCTGTCGTCGCTGATCTCCGGCGTGCTGTCGCATCCCCGGGTCTTCAAGGACGCCTTCGCGTTCCGCTGGGGCGGGTCCAAGCGCCTGCAGGAAGCCGACCTGCACAATCGGATCTCGGTCTGGGGCCTGCCCTTCCACCTGGTGGTGTCGCTGACCGGCGCGTTCCTGGGCCTGACGGTGATCATCGTCGGGGTGCTGGCCCTGGCCACCTTCAAGGGCGACACGACCAAGGCCTACGCCCTGTTCACCGGTCCCAAGGTCGCCGACGACGCCCGCCCCGCGCCGATCATCGACCTGACCCAGGTGCTGGCCACGCTGCGCGCAGCCCACCCCGAGGCCCGGACCACCTATCTGTTCGTCGAGCATCCCGGCGAGCGGGGCCAGCACGCCAGCGTCAGCGCCCTGACCCCCGGTCGCCTGTCGCGCGGCGAGATCTATGTGATCGACGGCGAGGCCAAACTGCGCGGCGCGGTCGGCTACGAGACCGGGAACCTCGGCCAGAAAGTGCTGTCGGCGATGACCCCGCTGCACTTCGGCTGGTTCGGCGGCTGGCCGGTCAAGATCGCCTATCTGCTGCTGGGCCTAGGCCTGACCAGCGTGACCTCCAGCGGGGTGGCCATCTGGCTGGCGCGCCGCCGCGACAAGGGACGGCCCGCGCCGCGCTGGGAACGGGTGTGGATCGCCTTCGTCTGGAGCCAGCCGTTCGCCTACGCCCTCTCGGCCCTGGCGGCCCTGATCCTGCCGGTGGCGCCCGTCATGGTCTGGCTGCTCGCCACCCTGGCGGCCAGCGCCACGGCCATTCTCTGGGCCCCGGCCGCCCTGTCGCTACGCCTGCGCGCGGCGACGGCGGGCCTGCTGGCCCTGACGGTTCCGGTCCATGTCGCCCTCAACGGCGGCCGGCTGGCCGATCCCGTGGCCTGGATCATCGACGCCGGCCTGCTGCTGACCGCCGTGCTCCTGGCCGCCAGCCTCTGGAAGCCGCGTCAAGCGGCGTGACGCCATGCGTGGTCGTCGTCCTTCGCTTCCCGAAACGAAAAACGCCCCCGGACCGAAGTCCGGGGGCGTTTTGTCTTTTCCAGCCTGGCCGGTTTAAGCGGCGGCGGCGGCGGTCTTGACCAGCGACTTGGTCAGGATGCCGATGGCGGCTTCTCGGTCGATGCGCTCGATGGCGGCGACTTCGCGGGCCATGCGGTCCAGGGCCGATTCATAGAGCTGACGCTCCGAATAGGACTGTTCCGGCTGGTTCTCGGCGCGGTGCAGGTCGCGCACCACTTCGGCGATCGAGATCAGGTCGCCCGAGTTGATCTTGGCTTCGTATTCCTGGGCGCGACGCGACCACATGGTGCGCTTGACGCGGGCGCGGCCCTTCAGGGTGGTCAGGGCTTGCGACACGACATTGCCTTCGGCCAGCGGGCGCAGGCCCGCGGTCTTGGCCTTCTTGGTCGGCACACGCAGGGTCATCTTTTCGTGGTCGAAGGTGATGATGTAGACCTCGAGCGCCATCCCGGCCACTTCCTGGGTCTCGACGCCCTGGATGCTGCCCACGCCATGCGCGGGGTAAACGACGTGATCGCCGACCGAGAAGTCCAGACCGCTCTTGCTCATTCGTTCGTCCTCAATAAGTTCGGGCAAAGCCCAAAACACCGCGTCTCGAAAGCATCCAAAGGGGCCTCCCAAACGGCGATAAGGACCCGTCCGCGAAAGGGGTGCGGGGCCAGTACCGGTCAGGATTTGGAATAGTTCTTAGGTCACCCTTCGCCTTCGATCGGGCGCGCCGGTTTCCCGGCTGACATCGTCCACATGACGGGCAGGCGCGGATGATCGCGACCGTTACGTCGAGAGTGACGATATCATAAAATTCAGCTTGATGAAAGGCTTGCGACCTGTTTAGCCGCCCGAACCAGCCGGATCAGGAGCCTTTGCCGGGCTTTTCGCTGAAATATTTCTCGAATTTGCCGGTTTCGCGTTCGAACTCTTCGCGGTCGGCGGGCGGCACGCCCTTGACCGTGATGTTCGGCCAGACCTTGGCGTATTCGGAGTTGATTCTCAGCCACTTGCCGTCCGGCTCGTCCTCGGTGTCGGGCTTGATGGCGTCGATCGGGCATTCCGGCTCGCAGACGCCGCAGTCGATGCACTCGTCCGGATTGATGGCTAGGAAGTTCTCGCCCTCATAGAAGCAGTCGACCGGGCACACCTCGACGCAGTCCATGAACTTACATTTGATGCAGGCGTCGGTAACGATGTAGGTCATCGAAGGCTCGGCAGGTTCCGGGACTAGGCGAGAGAGGGCGCGTTTTCGAAGCCGAGCGCCCGAATGTCAATGCGGCTTGGCTGCGCGGCGACCCAGGATTTCTCACACCGGCCCAGGCGTGGCGATTTGGCGCCACCTTAAATAGACGCGGATCTTCATATACCGTCGTTACGTTACGCTTTGTTATCGAAGCTCGGTCACAACCAAGCCAAGGAAAACAAACAAGAAGTCGACAACCCGACCCATGACGAGAACAGCCGTGCGCCGACAGCTCTCGATCAACTCCCAGGACACCAAGACGCCGGGCGCCCAGATGGACGCCTTCGAGACGTTTGTGCGCCATGCGCCCTTCGCGGCGGCCCTGGTGGACAACGCCTTTCGCCTGACCGCCGTCAGCCCCGACTGGGAAAGCCACGGCCTCAGCCCCGATCTGCTGATCGGCGACGACTTCCGCCGCGCCCTGTTCGGTCCCGAGGACCTCGAGAGCCTGGAGCGCTGCGTGGCGTTCGGCGAGGCGTTCTCGCGCTACCGCTCGATCTCGCTGAACGGGGCCGAGCCACGCATCTGGCGCACCGAATTCGCCGCCACCGTGACGGAAACCGGCCGCACCCTGGCGGTGATCGTCACCGCCCGCGACGTCAGCGGCTACGCCGAGACCGCCCTGAAGGCCGAACGCGACCAGCAGCGCCTGAAGATGGCGCTGGAGCTCGACGACCTGATGGTCCGCGAATACGACCTGCGGACCGGCGAGATCTATTGCTCGGGCACGTCGCCCGAGCTGGAGAAATGGTGCCTGTTCAAGCACGACCCGTTGGAGATCGTGCACCCCGACGACCGCGAGAAGATGGCCGAGCTGGTCCGCGCCCGGAAGGACGGCGAGGCCCAGGTCTTCGAGTTCCGCCTCAATCGCGACGACGGGGTCGAGACCTGGGTGCGTTCGGTCGGGAAGAAATTCCTGGGCGCGGACGGCAAGCCCGAGCGGCTGGTCAACCTCTTCAAGGACATCACCGACCGCCGCCGCCAGACCGAGGCCGTCGAGAACCTGGCCTTCAAGGACAGCCTGACGGGCCTGCCCAACCGCGCCTATTTCCAGCGTAAGTTCCAGGAGGCCGTCGACGCCTCGGAGATCATGGGCGAGCTGTTCGGCCTGATCATGATCGACGTCGACCACTTCAAGGACATCAACGACACCCTGGGCCACGACGCCGGCGACGCCCTGCTGAAACGCCTGGCCGAGATGCTGCACGCGGCCTTCCGCTCGGGCGACACCGTGGCGCGCCTGGGCGGCGACGAGTTCGCGGTGATCCTGCGCGGCCTGCATTCCGAGGCCGACATGATGCGGCCGGTCAACGCCCTGCAGGACCTGCTGCGCCGGCCCATCGAGCACGGCGGCCGCAGCTTCTCGGTCAGCGCCAGCATCGGGGCGGCCCTGCACGGCGATCTCGACGCCGATCCCAGCCACATGATCAAGAACGCCGACATCGCGCTCTACCGGGCCAAGGACGAGGGCCGCAACCGCAGCGTCGTCTTCGATCCCTCGATGCGCTCGGCCCTGGAGCAGCGGGTGGAGCTGCTGCGCGACATCCGCGCGGCGATCACGGCCAGGGAGTTCGTGCTCTACTACCAGCCGGTGGTCGATATCGCCTCCAACAGCGTCAGCGGCTTCGAGGCCCTGATGCGCTGGGACCATCCCGAGCAGGGCATTCTGACGCCCGACCGCTTCATGCCCGCCTTCGAGGACCAGGACCTGTCGCTGAAGCTGGGCGACCTGGCCTTCGAGACCGCGCTGAAGCAGATGCGCGAATGGCTGGACCAAGGCGTGGAATTCGGTCGCGTCGCCGTCAACATCTCGGCCGCCCAGTTCCGCAGCGGGCGTCTGGCCGAAGAGGTCCAGGACCGGCTCAAGCGCTGGAACGTGCCGTGCGAGCGCCTGACCATCGAGGTCACCGAGAACGTCTATATGGGTTGGGGCTCGGAGATGGTCAGCGACACCGTCCGCGCCCTGCACAAGGCCGGAGTGATGATCGCGCTGGACGATTTCGGCACCGGCTACGCCAGCCTCGCCAACCTGCGCCAGTTCCCGATCGACCGGCTGAAGATCGACAAGTCCTTTGTCCAGAACACCGAGGACGCCGCCATCGTGAAGGCGGTGATCACCCTGGGCTCCTCCATGGGCATGAAGGTCGTCGCCGAGGGCGTCGAGGACCAGGCCCAGCTGGACGCCCTGGCCGACTACGGCTGCGACCAGATCCAAGGGTATCACTTCTCGCGGCCGATGCCGGCGGGGATGGTGGCGGGGTATCTGAAGGGGTTTGGGA
The window above is part of the Caulobacter soli genome. Proteins encoded here:
- a CDS encoding TonB-dependent receptor, with product MRFQLMMIGAVSSLALSTGMAHAAETPQTATDPDNTVEAVIITGEKASRTVQQTVTSVAVTTAARIERENIRTLYDVVARTANMSETYGKTGFTIRGISNSNVSGGGTGGLSTVYVDGAALPETAVYSGPLEMWDIQQVEVLRGPQSTLQGRNSLAGAIIVRSTDPSFDWGFRARATVASGDERSIAVAGGGPIVADQLAFRVAAEKKKSDGFIYNTTRHEDVDAVDNLYIRGKLLLTPTALPGLKVMATYAHNKRDAGYLFSYSRTDTPDYYDHRLDYSNDPNHMAGKVDIYTLDSSYKLNDRLTVTGIASWNEVTTRGQFDSDYTAARLAFGERNQHIKTSSQELRLNYEGDRLKGLIGLYHAKRDTEDTTASITNVAFPKATLVSVLTSTLLAGVPNPTPIQQAGAAAQANAFANLYVAALPVIPVDYKGSQPEIVQTTALFADGSFALTPKLSVLGGLRYDHEENTGHSVQSATFVGTYPTPASFGPYAPYVTLVNQFVGNMVAQANASAPGDTRKFNAWLPKVGVKYDWTSDIATSLTAQRGYRSGGQSVNIARSTVKPYDEEYTWNYEASLRTAWLDGSLTVNANAFYLDWKDQQVLVNLGLNTYDYQVENAGKSHDYGFELEVAQRVDEHLSWYASLGYTRTKFDDFNVTVGTTTTDLSGAEFPYAPHWTLASGVDYRWGNGFVGHLDGNYRSKAFSQAQVDPTAADVVKAHVMFNGRFGYERDHWGAYVFGKNLLNATWSQYSREDVPLALLSEPRVFGLTIETRW
- a CDS encoding PepSY-associated TM helix domain-containing protein, which gives rise to MDGSTKPAGKPIWPKVPAEFVRAMLAGHSALGLAFAALIYLVCFSGSIAVFTQEYTRWEQPAGPVLQAATPQAADRVFREALAHNPKARDVFVQLPEPVRPRLTAHLDDATGAERTFVADASGAIVGEMKTPWTEFQAELHTVLHLPRAWGGFIVGLTGVALLSSLISGVLSHPRVFKDAFAFRWGGSKRLQEADLHNRISVWGLPFHLVVSLTGAFLGLTVIIVGVLALATFKGDTTKAYALFTGPKVADDARPAPIIDLTQVLATLRAAHPEARTTYLFVEHPGERGQHASVSALTPGRLSRGEIYVIDGEAKLRGAVGYETGNLGQKVLSAMTPLHFGWFGGWPVKIAYLLLGLGLTSVTSSGVAIWLARRRDKGRPAPRWERVWIAFVWSQPFAYALSALAALILPVAPVMVWLLATLAASATAILWAPAALSLRLRAATAGLLALTVPVHVALNGGRLADPVAWIIDAGLLLTAVLLAASLWKPRQAA
- a CDS encoding CarD family transcriptional regulator encodes the protein MSKSGLDFSVGDHVVYPAHGVGSIQGVETQEVAGMALEVYIITFDHEKMTLRVPTKKAKTAGLRPLAEGNVVSQALTTLKGRARVKRTMWSRRAQEYEAKINSGDLISIAEVVRDLHRAENQPEQSYSERQLYESALDRMAREVAAIERIDREAAIGILTKSLVKTAAAAA
- the fdxA gene encoding ferredoxin FdxA; translation: MTYIVTDACIKCKFMDCVEVCPVDCFYEGENFLAINPDECIDCGVCEPECPIDAIKPDTEDEPDGKWLRINSEYAKVWPNITVKGVPPADREEFERETGKFEKYFSEKPGKGS
- a CDS encoding EAL domain-containing protein; this encodes MTRTAVRRQLSINSQDTKTPGAQMDAFETFVRHAPFAAALVDNAFRLTAVSPDWESHGLSPDLLIGDDFRRALFGPEDLESLERCVAFGEAFSRYRSISLNGAEPRIWRTEFAATVTETGRTLAVIVTARDVSGYAETALKAERDQQRLKMALELDDLMVREYDLRTGEIYCSGTSPELEKWCLFKHDPLEIVHPDDREKMAELVRARKDGEAQVFEFRLNRDDGVETWVRSVGKKFLGADGKPERLVNLFKDITDRRRQTEAVENLAFKDSLTGLPNRAYFQRKFQEAVDASEIMGELFGLIMIDVDHFKDINDTLGHDAGDALLKRLAEMLHAAFRSGDTVARLGGDEFAVILRGLHSEADMMRPVNALQDLLRRPIEHGGRSFSVSASIGAALHGDLDADPSHMIKNADIALYRAKDEGRNRSVVFDPSMRSALEQRVELLRDIRAAITAREFVLYYQPVVDIASNSVSGFEALMRWDHPEQGILTPDRFMPAFEDQDLSLKLGDLAFETALKQMREWLDQGVEFGRVAVNISAAQFRSGRLAEEVQDRLKRWNVPCERLTIEVTENVYMGWGSEMVSDTVRALHKAGVMIALDDFGTGYASLANLRQFPIDRLKIDKSFVQNTEDAAIVKAVITLGSSMGMKVVAEGVEDQAQLDALADYGCDQIQGYHFSRPMPAGMVAGYLKGFGK